In Myxococcus stipitatus, the following are encoded in one genomic region:
- a CDS encoding GNAT family N-acetyltransferase: MKATTFPGMSLDIDIQELTPVQWPALEKLFGKNGACVGCWCMFWRLEEGERFQDVKGASAKQRMKALVAQGQARGLLAYVEGEPVGWLTFGPRRSFPRLDRAPSLKCDDADEVWSLPCFFIHKDFRNQGVATALLKFAMDTLRQRGVSTLEGYPVKVPAGATRVANSSAYTGTVPFFEKQGFKSVAERPQGKQRMRKSLVLRRSARKQGS, from the coding sequence ATGAAGGCCACTACCTTTCCCGGCATGTCCCTCGACATCGACATCCAGGAGTTGACCCCTGTCCAGTGGCCCGCGCTCGAGAAGCTCTTCGGGAAGAACGGCGCCTGTGTGGGCTGTTGGTGCATGTTCTGGCGATTGGAGGAAGGCGAGCGCTTCCAGGACGTGAAGGGCGCCTCCGCGAAGCAGCGCATGAAGGCCCTGGTGGCGCAGGGCCAGGCGCGGGGGCTCCTGGCCTACGTAGAAGGCGAGCCCGTGGGGTGGCTCACCTTCGGTCCGCGCCGGAGCTTTCCTCGCCTGGACCGGGCACCCAGCCTCAAGTGTGACGACGCGGACGAGGTCTGGTCGTTGCCTTGCTTCTTCATCCACAAGGACTTCCGGAACCAGGGCGTCGCCACGGCGTTGCTGAAGTTCGCGATGGACACCTTGCGCCAACGTGGCGTGAGCACGCTGGAGGGATACCCCGTGAAGGTGCCCGCGGGGGCCACGCGTGTCGCCAATTCGTCCGCGTACACGGGGACCGTGCCGTTCTTCGAGAAGCAAGGCTTCAAGAGCGTCGCCGAGCGGCCCCAGGGAAAGCAGCGCATGCGCAAGTCGCTGGTGCTCCGCCGCTCCGCGCGGAAGCAGGGCAGCTGA